Part of the Arcobacter sp. F2176 genome is shown below.
GCAGCTCTTGCATGACCACTTTGTTGAAACTCTTTTACTTCATTTGGATGGCATCTTTCACATGTTTTTGGACTTACCAATGATGATACAAAAATATCAGTACCTTTTATACCTTCACAATTTTGTGCTGCCATTGGATTATCTTTTTTAACACCATGACAGTCAATACAGCTCACACCTACATGTCCATGTCTACTCTCTTTCCAGTCATTTATATGACCAGGAGTTATTTTTGCATGACATTCAACACAACTTTTTCCAGTCTCTGTTAAACCACGATCAACTTTTAAAGTTTTAACATTTGTTATATCTCCAACATTTGCTGCAAATGATAATAGTCCAAATGAAAGAAATATAAATAACATTCTTTTTAACATTTTACTTCCTTTTTGTGTATCAAATTTATTTTTTAATATAATCACCTAAAATATGATGACCAACATTTTTATGACATTCAACACATTTTTTATCTGTTCTTTTTTCAAAATACTCTTTATGTGCAATAAAAGCTTTAGTATTACTTGATGTTGCATTTTGTAAGTTTGTATGACAACTCATACATCCTGTATCAAAAACAAATCTTTTTGCGTGTTTTCTTTTTTCTTCCCAATCTATTGATTCAAGATCTCCAAAAGTTTGTACTCTTACATCATGCAAACCAGTTTTTGCTTTTTCAAAAAGATAATTTGCAAGT
Proteins encoded:
- a CDS encoding NapC/NirT family cytochrome c → MSCNKEKKIKSLWLIIGIFVLGGIIGLLFSFGVAVGVHKTSDDKFCTMCHTMKPMANSYYRDAHGGNNVNGVRAKCVDCHLPHDSLANYLFEKAKTGLHDVRVQTFGDLESIDWEEKRKHAKRFVFDTGCMSCHTNLQNATSSNTKAFIAHKEYFEKRTDKKCVECHKNVGHHILGDYIKK